From the genome of Streptomyces sp. NBC_01116, one region includes:
- a CDS encoding acyl-CoA thioesterase, whose amino-acid sequence MTDQATGVTDQANRSESDIPGKPTAASRTTLSHIMTGSDTNLLGTVHGGVIMKLVDDAAGAVAGRHSGGPAVTASMDEMVFLEPVRVGDLVHVRAQVNWTGRSSMEVGVRVMAERWNESTPAQQVGSAYLVFAAVDGDGKPRRVPPVIPETERDNRRYQEAQIRRTHRLARRRAIKELREKRAADGIDD is encoded by the coding sequence ATGACAGATCAGGCCACCGGCGTAACAGATCAGGCCAACCGCTCGGAAAGTGATATTCCGGGCAAGCCGACCGCGGCGTCCCGGACCACCCTCAGCCACATCATGACCGGCAGCGACACCAACCTCCTCGGCACGGTGCACGGTGGCGTGATCATGAAACTGGTCGACGACGCCGCGGGCGCCGTGGCCGGCCGGCACTCCGGCGGGCCCGCGGTGACCGCCTCGATGGACGAGATGGTCTTCCTGGAGCCGGTCAGGGTCGGTGACCTCGTTCACGTACGCGCCCAGGTCAACTGGACCGGCCGCTCCTCGATGGAGGTCGGCGTCCGGGTGATGGCCGAGCGCTGGAACGAGTCGACCCCCGCCCAGCAGGTCGGCAGCGCCTATCTGGTCTTCGCCGCGGTGGACGGGGACGGCAAGCCGCGCCGCGTCCCGCCGGTGATCCCCGAGACCGAGCGCGACAACCGGCGCTACCAGGAGGCGCAGATCCGGCGCACCCACCGGCTCGCCCGCCGCCGCGCGATCAAGGAACTCCGCGAGAAGCGCGCCGCCGACGGCATCGACGACTGA